A genomic window from Martelella lutilitoris includes:
- a CDS encoding carboxymuconolactone decarboxylase family protein, translating to MTEKTTLPPLEDRDWPAEIADMKDGFAGTLNVYRTMAHHPDLLSAWAPLRRHVVQESALGPERSELVILRVAFRLGAAYEWNHHVDRATKLGFSAQRIAALRAVPEGEDGLLARAVDMLIDTHRLSPAIETALAEAFGRPAVFDLMATVGFYSVLGYIVMTYATPLDSGIADVFAGPDE from the coding sequence ATGACCGAGAAAACGACCCTGCCGCCGCTTGAGGACCGCGACTGGCCGGCGGAGATCGCCGACATGAAGGATGGTTTCGCCGGCACGCTGAACGTCTATCGCACCATGGCGCATCATCCGGACCTGCTCAGCGCCTGGGCGCCGCTTCGCCGACATGTGGTGCAGGAAAGCGCGCTCGGACCGGAACGCTCCGAGTTGGTGATCCTCCGCGTCGCCTTCCGCCTCGGCGCAGCCTATGAGTGGAACCACCATGTTGATCGGGCAACAAAGCTCGGCTTTTCAGCACAACGCATCGCGGCCCTTCGCGCCGTGCCGGAAGGCGAGGACGGGCTGCTCGCCCGCGCCGTCGATATGCTGATTGACACGCATCGGCTTTCGCCCGCGATCGAGACAGCGCTTGCCGAAGCGTTCGGGCGGCCCGCCGTGTTTGACCTGATGGCAACGGTCGGCTTTTACTCCGTGCTCGGCTATATCGTGATGACCTATGCCACCCCGCTCGACTCCGGCATCGCCGATGTGTTTGCCGGGCCGGACGAATAA
- a CDS encoding helix-turn-helix domain-containing protein produces MIRSARDFCTLVRARRKACGWTQTELARRAGTGERFIVELEAGKPNCQLEKALIVARAVGLELGDLKDRSRPGGRNGTRLPADFR; encoded by the coding sequence ATGATCAGGTCGGCACGGGATTTCTGCACGCTCGTCAGGGCTAGACGGAAAGCATGCGGCTGGACGCAAACCGAGCTTGCGCGTCGCGCCGGCACTGGCGAGCGGTTCATCGTGGAACTGGAGGCCGGCAAGCCGAACTGCCAGCTCGAAAAGGCGCTGATCGTCGCCCGCGCGGTCGGCCTTGAACTGGGCGACCTGAAGGACCGCTCTCGGCCGGGGGGAAGAAACGGAACTCGGCTTCCTGCCGACTTTCGGTAA